The following proteins come from a genomic window of Candidatus Neomarinimicrobiota bacterium:
- a CDS encoding FecR domain-containing protein, protein MKNRILSLLMLITIGVSLSPAAAKIAVVTKVKGLVEMERGKSGFSALKPGVILEDGDRVRTGSNGFTAVIYIDDKSLLKIKEDTEIVISGKRDVNSISKEVNIGQGTLRASVGKQKKGAFVVKSPTSVASVKGTVFDFISDPDAGDQIIGIEGIIELTNLLTGASVDITEGLTGFSDQDGSLNSAPTDPSTIPTYPDDAETGGSSFLKIILEGPDGNEKTIIIEYQ, encoded by the coding sequence ATGAAGAATAGAATTCTATCTTTATTAATGCTAATAACGATTGGAGTTAGCCTTTCTCCTGCGGCTGCTAAGATTGCGGTTGTAACGAAAGTTAAGGGTCTTGTAGAAATGGAAAGAGGAAAATCTGGTTTTTCTGCGCTAAAGCCCGGTGTCATTTTAGAAGATGGTGATCGTGTTCGAACCGGCAGTAACGGATTTACTGCTGTAATTTATATTGATGATAAATCTCTTCTTAAAATAAAAGAGGATACAGAAATAGTTATATCTGGGAAACGGGATGTAAATAGTATTTCTAAGGAAGTTAATATAGGTCAAGGAACTTTACGCGCTTCTGTGGGCAAACAGAAAAAAGGGGCTTTTGTTGTTAAATCGCCAACATCTGTGGCATCTGTTAAAGGAACCGTTTTTGATTTTATTTCTGATCCTGATGCAGGTGATCAGATTATTGGTATTGAAGGAATTATTGAATTAACCAATTTACTAACAGGTGCTTCTGTGGATATTACTGAAGGCTTGACCGGTTTCTCTGATCAAGATGGTTCTTTGAATTCTGCTCCCACCGATCCCTCAACCATTCCAACATATCCGGATGATGCTGAAACGGGCGGGTCCTCTTTCTTGAAAATCATTCTCGAAGGACCGGACGGAAATGAGAAAACCATTATTATAGAATATCAGTAG